TGGAATTATTAATAATCTTAAACATTTTCTCCCTTCTCGCACTTTGTTAACATTGTACTACACCCTTATTCTACCATATTGCCTAGGGATGTGCAATACAAACACAACTAAATATAATATTACTTCTCCAGAAAAAAACtctaagaataatttttcaaacacactTTAGATCACATACtgacatgttattttttttttaattacattttcaaaTTAAGTGACAAATATCTCTTCTAATCCAACAAGGCAACGACAACATTATCACCTTTCTTTAACAAGAACTTTATTTGCAAATAATTAATTTGTCTTTCCGGGCCTGCCTGCTGGAACTCTCTGCCTCAAGATTTTAAAGAATCccctaatataaatatttttaatcgcaaactgaaaaaatgacaattttgcaATACTCGTTGCAAACAGGTTTAAATGCTGAACAACTGATTATTTATACTCGGCTTTTGTGTATATGTGCATTATATGCGCtcatatgtatattatttgttattacctttttcttcttaaaattacAATTAGCCAAAGTACCTGCTCCTGCTGCCCGCTTTCTTTCTATGTCATGTACTCTGCACTTCTCTGTCCCTCCCCTCTTCtctatggtggccctgaagggacatcgcatatagaccaaatcgcgaatattcacgacgaaattggcgacgaaattcacgacgtcgccaatttcgtggtgaatttcgtcgtcaatttgaatattcacgaccaaattggcgacgaaattcacgacatcgtgaatttcgtcgccaatttcgtcgcgaatttttcacgacgtcgccaatttcgtcgccaattggaatattgacgacgaaattcacgacgaaattcgcgacatcgtgaatttcgtcgccaatttcgtcgcgaattattcaagacgaaattcacgacgtcgtgaatttcgtcgccaatttcgtcgtgaatttgttttgcttgcctgggcggtatgcgggttgaaaccaattcgtctgctgctaattcctccactcacaacagggtctacattcatttagtctaatgcaattctgtccattaacttttcccCTAACAAccatggtccaataaccatttggtccagtcgatcatcacttcgtcttatcaccagttcgtctatgaccatttcgtctcatatagttggtctaatatcaattttattttccttaatttcgcccaattaacacttagttcaattagaccaaatggcatatgtaataaatggcaattggaacaacttggttattagacgaaatggcagttagaccatgtggatagtggacgaactgatggtagaccaaatgatagcagacgaatacgcgagttggcattagaccaattgaaaataaaccatttaaacgacagaacgatgtccactgctatccatatgcatataggcggatccagggggaggggggccgaggggccgccccctcccccccccccccgcccccctattggcggagaaaaaaaaaggaaagaaataaaaaaaggagggaaaagagagtagaaaaaaggaagaggaggagacgagtgaataaaataagatgagggaagACATGgaagtaaaaatgtcaaaagtttttagctcgcgctccgcgctcgcatcaattgtttattatatacctattctgtttaagttacaaaaagtccttagaattttcattttttaggtaaaaaaaaaattcagctcgcgcatcgcgctcgcattatttgatgtttaaaatatataacgtcttcatgactaactgcatgcagtctttaacatGTAACTTTTCCACCatttcatttctgctcgcgcttcgcgttcgtagtaattatgtatttgcatacacatcttttttaggaaaacaaacattgcccagaatgttaaaattttatgaaaaatacataAGGTTTCCAAAAagaattagctcgcgcttcgcgctcacattatataaataaagattatgatattatatatttatgttgatttattagaataaagctaagaagactACCCCTTcacagaaaccaaaaatcatcttcgagcggccgatcggggaaaatatggctgaaaaatgatctcgcccccccccccccttttggcgaAGGATGTGTTGTGTTCAACAAGTCTATTACTATAACACTGTAGTCACAAACACTATACACACATGACTGCTCTCTCTGCTGGTCAAAGAACAAGTGATTTATTCATACATATGAAACATGTGGTACCACGCGCAGGGTCCAGGGTATTATATAACTCTCTACACGGTGGTGAGGGGTAACCATGGGAACAAATGAGATAGGGTATGGAATGGAATGTGCTGACCCAGGGAAAAGTCTGCTACTGGAAAATGATGACATGGAATGATTATATGGCAATGCATGCATGGAGGCCTATACAAACACAataggctggatccgcccctggaatacctaacaggcaatgcggcgcgagcgaaatttgatatagtgacatgaaagattctttttatttccacgtcttcccctcatcttatttttttcactcgtcttcctcctcttcttttttttctcctctattttccctcttttttaatttctttctttccccccttttcatgttgtttgctccgccaatagggggggggggggggggggctcggcccCTCTACCcatggatccgcctatgcatatggataacagtggacatcgttctgtcgtttcaatagtttattttcaattggtctaatgtcaACTCGCGTATtcgtctgctatcatttggtctaccatcagttcgtccattatccacatggtctaactgccatttcgtctaataaccaaggTGGTCCAATTAATTGttatttattccatatgccatttggtctaattgaactaagtgttaattgggcaaaattaaggaaaataagattgatattagaccaactactgtagttatgagacgaaatggtcatagacgcaAACTGATGataagacgaagtgatgatcgactggaccaaatggttattggaccatggTTGTTAGGGGAAAagattcacgacgaaattggcgacacaattcacgacgtcgtgaataattcgcgacgaaattcacgatgtcgcgaatttcgtcgtgaatttcgtcgtgaatttcgtcgtcaatattcaaattggcgacgaaattggcgacttcgtgaatttcgtcgtgaatattcaaattgacgacaaaattcacgacgaaattggcgacgtcgtgaatttcgtcgtgaatattcgcgatttggtctatatgcgatgtcccttcagggccaccatataGAATTGGGAGGTCTATAGACTGAGCAAACATTCcatttcatcttcttctttagAGTTATTTCACATATGACCATCTCGATATCAGGTGATTCAAGATCCAGTAGGCGTTGTGGTAGGAGATGTGATCGAACAGAAATAAGAACGCCTCCACCTCTTGTGTTTGTTCTATCATTAcggaaaatacaataattatCAGGTAGCCCTAACTCACAAGAATTAAAGTCATCGTCTAACCAAGTTTCACAAATTGAAATTACATCAACCGGATTAACCTGTAAGTAGGATTGCAAAGAGACAGTTTTATTCTTAATACTTCTAACATTGATTGCATAAAGGTTTTGATGTCacacttatttcatatttttttatttattaagttTCACAATTCATCTTGTTAATTCATTGGTTTAGACTTAATGGATGTAGTTTGTAGATTTTTATAGGTGTTTTTCATAAATGTACTTTGTCATCAATTACTTATGTTacgaccccattggaaataagccattACGGCTTTCATAaactatcctgtcaaggtatttttGTATACTTCACATTATTCTTGTACTTGCTATATTttacctgacaaataaaatcaataaattaagcagtattgaaaataataataataataatagacatcatcatcataacaagaagtattttgaagaaaaagaagacgaaaagtaaaaataccaataataatataataattgaaAACATGGATATTTTAAAGGAAAAGAGGTACTCCAGGATGACAATTTTATGgtttgaagaaataaagaaaaagcagacaaacaaaaaaaacactgaaaatttgatcaaaatcggactagAAATAACAACGTTATAGCATTTTTACgctttgcattattccggtgaaaggGTGCTAGTGATGTCTTCAcgaatattttattcttttgtatttcaatatagGAAAACGTACTTTCATCATACACGAACTAATACAAAGATGAATGGACAGCTAGATAACTTATTTCAACATAAAGAGACATATCATATAGACATTCAAAATAGGATAATCATGATATCATATAGCCTTATAGGGATAGTGggtatgtgacatcatcagccaacctggttaatgcatattcatgaagatgcgcaaaacacacaaaatatcactttcatttattttgttattgcaattttcagcattttgttgtaaatttgtttatttgtttaacATAATTTAGTCTTAGTCTTAGAAAATAGACAATGGGATTGCAGAAATGACAACATGGCATGTGATTAGAAAGATATTGCAACACATGAAATGAATAGTCTTAGAACCCCAGAAGTTGAACAGAAAAATTCTCTTAACATTTGGGGTTCAAAAACCATATTTTGTCTTCTTCCACCGCCGTAATGATGGGCGGTggtcccgggggggccacttacattgacgagtggataccatgcgcgaccaaaaaaacacgtaataaggatgtccttttcacgatagggcacgttacgtacgtaacgtgataagggtgtcaaaaacacaaaaataatgaaaaaagggtgtctatttcgctaggaaaattacgtgtttagggtcaaatttgcgggaatgataaacaaaatcaaaatgttttataaaggatgtccattttgccccaacacttcgtgtttagagtccgatttgcgcgaggtgagtGGGGTCgaactaaaccaaataaggtaaagccgacgaccgaaggatcCGTAAAAATAAAAccttcctgtacttgtttaggggttcatttcagggaatatttgccaagagtatcgttttgtttccaatacttgttaagggtagggtttcacacgccaatacttgttaaggggtgcattttcagaatatggaaattacgtgtttagggtgcttttcgagacctcatggtcgcgcatggtatccactcgtgaatggaagtggcccccccggggcgGTGGTATTGCCGAGAGGCGAACCCACGATTTCCTTTTGTTCGTTTGGGGTAGCGGCGCATACCTCAGGTCTGTCTCTGTGTCTAGCCGGATGTCTGCGTACCGAGCGACATACGCCTCCTCCCCCGACACGACTTCTATTCGTCCGAAGTGTGTCTGGTGCTCATTATTTCGTCCTACTTCTACCAGGCACACTACGGAAGAATCTGTGGTTGTATTCACCACCTCCTTTGATGACGTGGTGACgatttttgtttgtgtttgtgGAGCGGATGAGTCGGTTAGCTGAGGCATTTCACCTGTCATTTCGCAAATCTTCACGAATTCTGAAATCTGACAAAAGAGTTTTGAGTGAAAGGGCATACACAAAGTGCACAAATTTAATTATTATACAAACTCATGCCTCAGATGTATTTGAATGATTAGGCCTAACACTTCAATAATAAAATCATCGGCTGGCAGAAATACATTTCGGCATCACTGTGTCTATATAACGCAAAATATTGAACTTGCTTGCACACTTATATTCATTTCAGATAATAGAAATCTCAAAATTGATTTAATAAAGTAATCACACCATTTGCAATTAATATTAGGAGctaaacacaaatacatgagagTTAGAGAGtatcctttcttttttattcttttcggGCATTTTTCGCAAGAAGTAGTGAACAAGGTGAAGGACTTCTTCGGACTATCGaaccattaaaaatgaataaaatatttacacaAGCGCTCTCCTTTCATTACGAATACACTCGCTTTTCAATGCATTTTTTGGTAAATGAGCGACTGAGTATAAAGAACCATAATTCCAAGTACAAATAATACTTTCCCCTTTCCATCCCTTCATGATTAATATTCAACATTACTAAATGGATCTGAAAAGATTCATATGGGGGGAGACTGTTTTCTCACGGTCGagagataataaataaatcaaacgcatgattttcaatattatattaaaatatgaaataggaAATATTTCCCATACATTACatcttattattcttattatttccCAATGTTTATTTAACAGATCAAATGAGTGAAAATGAAGTCTTATTCTTACGCGATAGTTCTCTACTGCATTTGCTTCTGGTGTTTTGCGATTTCTGATCCCTTGAGAAATGTTTCCCAACATCCTCTCGTAAGGGTACATCCACCATCCCACTGTAGGACCAAGTTGTCTAAGGGCATCGGGAAAGTGATGCATCAGATGGAAACAAATCGTCTGGTGAATAAAGAACAGAAAATGCCAACGTGTAAACCTTCAACATATTCTAAAGGGAAAGGTTTAACTGTTTTTCTTGGGCGAACTTGGTGCAATGTGGGATACCATCATGGTCATGCTAGCATAAAAGTGATCATGGACACATTCGCATTTTTAAAAGTATGTAGGCTCATAtcatattgattttgttttaattcatatCTACACGTCCTTTTGAAACATaacaagtaaaataaaatatagatgCTCCCATGCAAAATTATCGTAACAGGCAGACAGATGCTGCTGAAACCTTCTTTAAAATGGATGCACATGGagtaatgcaaaaaaataaaaagaagccCGATCCTCTGATCCTGACAGAATCTTCTTCACACGTAAAACCAATCAAGAATACTAAAGAAAATCCAACAGAGGAGGGAAAATAGCTGAATTGAATAACATCTTATTTGCAAACTGCAAAGTAATGACGGTATATTAAGAATAAAATTGTCGGATTTGTTTTGGATGTGTTAGATATTAGAAGGGCACTCcatgttgaaaataattataaacaagTCAAATTAAGGGAGGCAAATGTTAAAACTTTCATCAAATGGGATAAAtgataacgaagttattgaattaaaaacatGAACAATATTTTGTCCCACAGTTATTTGCACGTCGACGTGTCGTCATCAATATTAATCGAGGTGGGCTGATGAGGCCATGTTCGTACTATCTTCTTtcttaaatgaaattttaatcatttcatattttcttataaATAAGTGTGATACgtctccattataatgaaatgtaaatccaatatttttaattcttggatgacaaaatttgaataaacccgATTTCGTGTAATAAATTACTTaaccaaattgaaaaaaaaatacaaatataacaagAGGGGATATGACACCATCAGTttgttcattgaatattaaGCAACACATACCTAGAACCAGGCGCGGTTATAGGAGGGGGTTTGGGGACTGTAGCCCTCCCAGAAAAAAACTAGACCATAAAAATATCTATCCTGGCCCTTTATGCatataatcaaaatatatattatcataataatcacaattataaaaatatttatttgattcatcTGAGAATATAAATATTCCGAAAATTAATGTTGCcaaattgatcgtgggcccggcagccccCGTTCCATGCCAGATCGACGAGCGGTCGTGGAGCGGTATATAGGGAGAGAGGGTCGAATTTCGCTCACAATATTGGGGAAaaaatcgagaaaaaaaaaacaatcgaaaTCGAAAATGGTGAACGGTAGCGagcggtgatgatttttttctctccgctCCACGATCGCTCCAACGacgctcgggcggtgtgaccaggcctttaAATACGTGTGTATAGTCTGACGCAGCCGGgatttgaactcccgaccttcCGGTTGTGAGACTGACACTCTATCAACAGAGCCAACACCCAGATCTAGGAACATCGATTTAAAATTTTGCAGTATCATGTTTACCCCCCGgggaattgtttaataaatgtCGTATGCCTTGctattttttatcatgagaAGTACCTGATTCCAAATTAACTCCCGGTGAACAAAAGTCACCTGTAATTTAGGGAACGTCACAATAGTAGAATCACTCACTGAAACACAAGGCAAATGACTTCTGGTTCAGAACACGCCACGTCCTTGTTGTAAAGGGTTAGCATGGTTAGGGGGTGGCTTAAAGAACTCAGTAAGAAAATTAACTATATTCACTCACTTTTCAGAGTTTGCAACATAATGCTGCATCAGATCTTACTATATTCCAAAACAAACCGATCCCTCCCCGCcaaaatatcattgaaattCATTATATCGCATTATGTAAAGGGGCAAATCAACCCCAATAGAATAAAATGATTcgaataaatagagaacaaaatcaaacaatttaCTATAACAATGAACATTcaatacaaaaaagaaaatcaggagcaaaaaagaaagttatgacataattAAGTTTCGATTAATTTCACAAGAGTTATGCACATTCTGGTCAGTACGCAAATGAGGATGTACCGCCATTCCAtggttctttttttaaatattttttttacataatctatcaaatatattattttcccatCGTTATATTGTGAACAAACTTCCACAAAACGTTGCAATATCTGCGTTGCAATTaacattgaaattatttttttacatcatttACCTGCAGGCCTCGGGGGAAATCTCTTTCCACTCTTGCAAGTACTTCTTGTAGTTTAGTGTCCATTGCATCTATGGTTTCGTCGTCACATTTACCGGAACACAAGTCACGAATGCTGTCGCATAGTGCAAATAAAGTTTTGCGTTGACGTTCACCAAGCATTCCCCTCAAGGCGTACTTCAATATTCCCTCTGTAGCAagctttggtcatgttggtaaaAGATAGTAAAtgaagaggctttaataggaggaaattatgaTTTGTTAACGAATTTTCGGCATTACAATGGtaaaagatgttttttttaagtaaaaggATGTAATTCATTAGAGAAACGCACGGAGATTCCAATATGGAAAACTGCAACATAAagttattctgaaaattattatcACAAAAATGCATATATggcaatttctttttatatcatTAATGACGATGGATTTCATAAAGTGGTTATCCTCACCTTTCTATAGTCTGCACTCCTCATATAAACATAAGAGGAGAAGAATGGTTTGGGGTTGAAGACAAGGTGCTTAGGAGTTCTTATGTTGAGAATGCGGGTGTCTGCAACACGACGCTCTTCCTTCGTAAGGTGCACGACAGGAACTTCCTTactaatttttcttctttttccctcgGCCTTTATCATCTTCGCAGACTGGTGCT
This Lytechinus pictus isolate F3 Inbred chromosome 9, Lp3.0, whole genome shotgun sequence DNA region includes the following protein-coding sequences:
- the LOC129283892 gene encoding uncharacterized protein LOC129283892; this encodes MENEERVICLCRECKRERYVSQRTARRHSSLKRKIDDDQGEVPNRPSLESNIFNGSDHTLKQAIAMVMKIYSDFPQVSQAAITSFLQVLKELFPAGNLVPESYRAAHTMIKSQLTPVQEFHVCPNDHDIFTGELSNVENCPTCGTCRYNSDGTPVKKFQYLPLIPRLQRWSLVPKLRDLLSKAAPNDINPYLHPLVEELKVLDEGILIDDKEATTPATTLKGRLMVGIYDTPGRAKVVVKKVISLLTEHQSAKMIKAEGKRRKISKEVPVVHLTKEERRVADTRILNIRTPKHLVFNPKPFFSSYVYMRSADYRKLATEGILKYALRGMLGERQRKTLFALCDSIRDLCSGKCDDETIDAMDTKLQEVLARVERDFPRGLQTICFHLMHHFPDALRQLGPTVGWWMYPYERMLGNISQGIRNRKTPEANAVENYRISEFVKICEMTGEMPQLTDSSAPQTQTKIVTTSSKEVVNTTTDSSVVCLVEVGRNNEHQTHFGRIEVVSGEEAYVARYADIRLDTETDLRYAPLPQTNKRKSTNTRGGGVLISVRSHLLPQRLLDLESPDIEMVICEITLKKKMKWNVCSVYRPPNSIWWP